Proteins from a genomic interval of Corynebacterium deserti GIMN1.010:
- the dnaJ gene encoding molecular chaperone DnaJ, whose amino-acid sequence MNNSEWANKNYYADLGVSSSATDDEIKKAYRKLARENHPDKNPGDKAAEDRFKKAAEAYDVLGDDKKRKEYDELKALLASGGIRGGFGSGGTGFPGGFRTSTGGFDASDIFGGSGQGGGFSADGGLGDIFGGLFNRGSGPRQSARPTRGADVETDITLSFVEAAKGTTIPVELTGEAPCNTCHGSGSKSGHPAKCGVCAGTGFTSENKGAFGFSAPCPNCGGAGEVITDPCDNCNGRGTVHKSRSITVRIPAGVEDGQKVRLAGQGEAGPNGKPAGDLFVRVSVKKDDVFTRDGNNILVTIPVSFTELALGAAISVPTLDKPVKLKLPAGTSNGRTLRVRGRGIENRGVSGDLMVTVQVSVPKNLNDAATEALRAYAEAEAQSGFDPRAGWAGKNR is encoded by the coding sequence GTGAACAACAGCGAATGGGCAAATAAGAACTATTATGCAGACCTGGGGGTCTCCTCGTCCGCCACTGATGATGAGATCAAAAAGGCTTATCGTAAGCTAGCTCGAGAAAATCACCCCGATAAAAACCCAGGTGATAAGGCCGCTGAAGATCGATTCAAAAAGGCGGCCGAGGCATATGACGTCCTCGGCGACGACAAGAAGCGTAAAGAATACGACGAGCTCAAAGCACTCCTAGCCTCTGGCGGAATCCGCGGAGGATTCGGAAGCGGAGGTACGGGATTCCCCGGCGGGTTTCGCACGTCGACGGGCGGATTCGACGCCTCCGACATCTTCGGAGGATCCGGACAAGGTGGAGGATTTTCTGCGGACGGCGGTCTGGGCGATATCTTCGGTGGCCTTTTCAACCGCGGCTCTGGTCCTCGCCAGTCAGCTCGGCCGACGCGGGGGGCGGATGTAGAAACCGACATCACCCTTTCCTTCGTCGAGGCAGCTAAAGGCACGACCATCCCTGTGGAACTAACTGGTGAGGCCCCGTGCAACACCTGCCATGGATCAGGCTCAAAGTCTGGCCACCCCGCCAAGTGTGGTGTGTGTGCCGGCACTGGATTTACCTCGGAAAACAAGGGCGCTTTCGGCTTTTCCGCTCCATGTCCCAACTGCGGCGGAGCCGGCGAAGTCATCACCGACCCTTGTGACAATTGCAACGGTCGAGGCACCGTCCATAAGTCCAGGTCCATCACGGTCCGCATCCCAGCCGGTGTGGAAGATGGCCAGAAGGTGCGTCTTGCTGGCCAAGGCGAAGCTGGTCCCAATGGCAAACCTGCAGGCGACCTCTTCGTCAGGGTATCCGTGAAAAAGGATGACGTGTTTACCCGCGACGGCAACAATATTTTGGTCACCATCCCTGTCAGCTTCACCGAGCTTGCTTTGGGTGCGGCGATCTCCGTGCCGACGCTCGACAAGCCAGTCAAGTTGAAGCTGCCTGCGGGAACCTCAAATGGTCGTACGCTGAGGGTTCGTGGTCGCGGTATCGAAAACCGTGGTGTATCTGGAGATTTGATGGTTACCGTCCAAGTGTCGGTGCCAAAGAACCTCAACGACGCCGCAACCGAGGCACTGCGCGCTTATGCTGAAGCCGAAGCCCAATCAGGCTTCGATCCGCGCGCGGGCTGGGCGGGCAAGAACCGCTAG
- a CDS encoding carbon-nitrogen hydrolase family protein, with product MRIALAQITTNHDKMENFGLLEDQARKAAAQGARIVVFPEATSQAFGTGRLDGQAEELDGEFSTAVRNLADELGIVIIAGMFTPADTVERDGKTISRVHNTLLISGADMHEGYNKIHTYDAFGYRESDTVKPGDELAVFDVDGISFGVATCYDIRFPEQFKELAHMGAEVVIVPTSWQDGDGKLEQWEILPRARALDSTTWILACGQARLSEELKKERTGPTGIGHSMVVNPHGHVKTSAGYEPELLIADIDVSDLGKIRDTLPVLKG from the coding sequence ATGCGTATCGCTTTGGCACAGATCACAACGAATCACGATAAGATGGAAAACTTTGGGCTCCTCGAAGATCAAGCGAGGAAGGCGGCTGCGCAGGGAGCGCGGATCGTGGTGTTCCCGGAGGCCACGTCTCAGGCTTTTGGCACGGGCCGACTAGATGGACAAGCCGAGGAATTGGATGGCGAGTTCTCCACTGCGGTGAGAAATTTGGCCGATGAACTGGGCATTGTCATTATTGCGGGCATGTTTACGCCTGCTGATACGGTCGAGCGTGACGGCAAGACCATTAGCCGGGTGCATAATACTTTGCTTATTTCTGGGGCGGATATGCACGAGGGGTACAACAAGATTCACACCTATGACGCCTTTGGTTATAGGGAGTCTGACACCGTGAAACCGGGTGATGAGCTGGCGGTTTTTGACGTCGACGGCATTAGCTTCGGGGTGGCTACTTGCTATGACATTCGTTTCCCGGAGCAGTTCAAGGAGCTTGCCCACATGGGTGCCGAGGTGGTTATCGTGCCGACGTCGTGGCAGGACGGTGACGGCAAGCTTGAGCAGTGGGAGATTCTTCCCCGTGCCCGCGCCTTGGATTCCACGACTTGGATTCTTGCGTGCGGTCAAGCGCGGCTGTCGGAAGAATTGAAGAAGGAACGCACAGGTCCAACCGGCATTGGCCATTCCATGGTGGTTAACCCACACGGCCACGTCAAGACGAGTGCCGGGTATGAGCCTGAACTATTGATTGCTGACATCGATGTCAGCGATTTGGGCAAGATTCGCGACACCCTGCCGGTCCTAAAAGGCTAA
- a CDS encoding alpha/beta hydrolase, with product MLALRSVDLELTASSIEQAARRLAATSTEQQAHWSDVATLTDASSFEMGFNRLDSYVYDLSHLSSQMLDVARTVLATSDVVKTLEGYIAYLENLADRSITITVMLNYLSSIGQLLDLLCAREIDALCVALTPAPLRHLSDFTGLPSTAIHEYHLINAPPAIQVLTAANPDMQILESGDGTLVAAFGDIDTASTATTIVAGVGSSDPSSWQSNLDRARTVHTTTGSATVLWLGYQAPQSIPLAVSGQAASRAAPDLQRFQASLKARTPSQSQVVVGYSYGSTVVGHAARGGELDADAIVLVGSPGAGSGIVHASQLGTPVYSVTGHADPIGFSATDLGGIHGADPTSRSFGATVWDSGSDHSGYWEDPQFLANLETVVKSVQK from the coding sequence ATGCTTGCTCTACGAAGTGTTGATTTAGAACTCACCGCCTCATCCATCGAACAAGCAGCGCGTCGTTTGGCTGCGACATCGACTGAGCAGCAGGCGCATTGGAGCGACGTGGCAACGCTTACTGATGCTTCTTCCTTTGAGATGGGCTTCAATCGCCTCGATTCCTACGTATATGACCTCTCACATCTGTCTTCGCAAATGCTCGATGTTGCTCGGACAGTGTTAGCCACCTCTGACGTAGTGAAAACCCTAGAAGGGTACATCGCTTATCTAGAAAACCTCGCTGATAGATCTATAACGATCACCGTCATGCTTAACTATTTGTCCAGCATAGGGCAACTTTTAGATCTTCTTTGCGCCCGTGAAATCGACGCCCTCTGCGTAGCCCTCACCCCTGCCCCGTTACGACACCTCTCCGACTTCACGGGGTTGCCTAGCACCGCAATCCACGAGTACCACCTCATCAACGCCCCACCAGCTATCCAAGTATTAACGGCAGCTAACCCCGACATGCAGATCCTCGAATCAGGCGACGGCACCCTCGTCGCAGCCTTCGGCGACATCGATACCGCGTCAACTGCCACCACCATCGTCGCCGGTGTGGGATCCTCCGACCCCTCCTCCTGGCAATCGAACCTAGACAGAGCGCGTACCGTCCACACCACAACCGGTTCCGCGACGGTTCTCTGGCTGGGCTATCAAGCTCCACAATCCATCCCGCTAGCGGTCTCTGGACAAGCAGCATCACGAGCAGCCCCCGACCTTCAACGATTTCAGGCTTCGCTCAAGGCGCGAACGCCTTCCCAAAGTCAGGTTGTCGTAGGCTATAGCTATGGATCCACGGTGGTGGGACATGCTGCGCGTGGCGGTGAACTAGATGCCGACGCAATTGTGCTGGTCGGTAGTCCCGGTGCAGGATCAGGGATCGTCCACGCCTCCCAGTTGGGTACTCCGGTGTACTCCGTGACCGGCCACGCAGATCCCATCGGTTTTTCCGCCACCGACCTGGGCGGTATCCATGGTGCCGATCCCACCTCCAGATCTTTTGGCGCGACGGTGTGGGATTCTGGCTCTGATCATTCCGGCTACTGGGAGGACCCACAATTCTTGGCGAACTTGGAAACAGTGGTGAAATCAGTCCAGAAATGA
- the exaC gene encoding acetaldehyde dehydrogenase ExaC, which produces MTVYANPGTEGSIVNYEKRYENYIGGKWVPPVEGQYLENISPVTGEVFCEVARGTKADIELALDAAHAAADAWGKTSVAERALMLHRIADRMEEHLEEIAVAETWENGKAVRETLAADIPLAIDHFRYFAGAIRAQEDRSSQIDHNTVAYHFNEPIGVVGQIIPWNFPILMATWKLAPALAAGNAIVMKPAEQTPASILYLMNIIGDLIPDGVVNIVNGLGEEAGDALSSSDRIGKIAFTGSTQVGKIINRAASDKIIPVTLELGGKSPSIFFEDVLSKDDPFRKKAVEGFAMFALNQGEVCTCPSRALVHESIADEFLELGVQRVKNIKLGNPLDTETMMGAQASQEQMDKISSYLKIGPEEGAETLTGGKINKVDGLDNGYYIEPTVFRGTNDMRIFREEIFGPVLSVATFSDFDEAIRIANDTNYGLGAGVWSRDQNTVYRAGRAIQAGRVWVNQYHNYPAHSAFGGYKESGIGRENHLMMLSHYQQTKNLLVSYDPNPTGLF; this is translated from the coding sequence ATGACTGTCTACGCAAATCCAGGTACTGAAGGCTCGATCGTTAACTATGAAAAGCGCTATGAGAACTACATTGGTGGCAAGTGGGTTCCACCAGTAGAAGGCCAGTACCTTGAGAACATCTCCCCCGTTACCGGTGAGGTTTTCTGTGAAGTCGCGCGCGGCACCAAGGCAGATATTGAGCTCGCATTGGATGCAGCACACGCTGCCGCTGACGCCTGGGGCAAGACCTCCGTCGCAGAACGCGCACTGATGCTTCACCGCATTGCGGATCGCATGGAGGAGCACCTCGAGGAGATCGCGGTTGCTGAGACCTGGGAAAACGGTAAGGCTGTCCGTGAGACTCTTGCCGCTGATATCCCATTGGCTATTGATCACTTCCGTTACTTCGCGGGCGCAATCCGTGCTCAGGAAGATCGTTCCTCCCAGATCGACCACAACACCGTTGCGTATCACTTCAACGAGCCAATTGGTGTCGTCGGCCAGATCATTCCTTGGAACTTCCCAATCCTCATGGCTACCTGGAAGCTTGCTCCTGCACTGGCTGCGGGTAACGCCATCGTCATGAAGCCAGCAGAGCAGACCCCAGCGTCGATTCTGTACCTGATGAACATCATCGGCGACCTCATTCCAGATGGCGTTGTCAACATCGTCAACGGTCTCGGTGAGGAGGCAGGTGACGCGCTGTCCAGCTCTGACCGCATTGGCAAGATCGCGTTCACCGGTTCCACCCAGGTCGGTAAGATCATCAACCGTGCAGCCTCCGACAAGATCATTCCCGTCACGCTGGAGCTCGGCGGCAAGTCCCCATCCATCTTCTTCGAGGATGTCCTGTCCAAGGATGATCCTTTCCGTAAGAAGGCTGTCGAAGGATTCGCGATGTTCGCTCTCAACCAGGGTGAGGTGTGCACCTGTCCTTCCCGCGCCTTGGTTCATGAGTCCATCGCTGATGAATTCCTCGAGCTGGGCGTCCAGCGCGTTAAGAACATCAAGCTCGGCAACCCACTCGACACCGAGACCATGATGGGCGCTCAGGCTTCCCAGGAGCAGATGGACAAGATCTCTTCCTACCTGAAGATCGGCCCAGAAGAAGGCGCAGAAACCCTCACCGGTGGCAAGATTAACAAGGTTGATGGCCTGGACAACGGCTACTACATTGAGCCAACCGTTTTCCGTGGCACCAACGACATGCGGATCTTCCGCGAGGAAATCTTCGGACCAGTCCTCTCTGTTGCTACCTTTAGTGACTTTGATGAGGCCATCCGTATCGCAAACGACACCAACTACGGCCTTGGCGCAGGCGTTTGGTCTCGCGATCAAAACACCGTTTACCGTGCAGGCCGTGCTATCCAGGCAGGTCGTGTGTGGGTCAACCAGTACCACAACTACCCAGCTCACTCTGCCTTCGGTGGATACAAGGAGTCCGGCATTGGCCGTGAGAACCACCTCATGATGCTCAGCCACTACCAGCAGACCAAGAACCTGCTCGTATCCTACGATCCAAACCCAACCGGACTCTTCTGA
- a CDS encoding heat shock protein transcriptional repressor HspR, translated as MASTPKNQKDTCHDPEENQDSNGPIDFSHFPGDVFVISAAAELAGMHAQTLRTYDRMGLVTPMRTRGGGRRYSRADVELLRKIQHLSQEEGVNLAGIKAIIELGEENRNLKESLRKVKAENEHLKEQIRQGRPRGELVHVPRSTAVVMWERRKGRSK; from the coding sequence ATGGCATCCACACCGAAAAACCAGAAAGACACATGCCACGATCCCGAAGAAAATCAGGACTCCAACGGGCCTATCGATTTCTCGCATTTTCCCGGTGACGTCTTCGTCATCTCTGCCGCCGCGGAACTCGCGGGTATGCACGCTCAAACCCTGCGCACATATGACCGCATGGGTTTGGTAACTCCAATGCGTACTCGCGGTGGCGGTCGCCGTTATTCCCGTGCCGATGTTGAACTTCTTCGCAAGATTCAACACCTCAGCCAGGAGGAGGGCGTGAACTTGGCGGGCATCAAGGCGATTATTGAGCTCGGCGAGGAAAACCGTAACCTCAAGGAGTCGTTGCGCAAGGTCAAGGCCGAAAACGAGCACCTCAAGGAGCAAATCCGCCAGGGTCGCCCGCGAGGCGAGCTAGTGCACGTGCCCCGGTCAACCGCCGTGGTCATGTGGGAACGGCGCAAAGGCCGATCCAAATAA
- the grpE gene encoding nucleotide exchange factor GrpE yields MTTPNGMPDNPGDPENTDPEATSADRAEQAAEEAAARQAADSQAGQATEDEISPELEAEINEAFADIDPDADGDGEVSDVEQQLAERTEDLQRVTAEYANYRRRTERERQGIIDTARAGVVSQLLPVLDDLDLAAQHGDLGEGPLKALSDKLVNILGGMKVESFGAVGEEFDPEIHEAVQDLSQGDVKVLGTVLRKGYRLGDKVIRTAMVLIGDPED; encoded by the coding sequence ATGACAACCCCTAACGGAATGCCCGACAACCCCGGGGATCCAGAAAACACCGATCCAGAGGCAACCTCTGCAGATCGTGCCGAGCAGGCAGCTGAAGAAGCAGCTGCCCGCCAGGCTGCGGATTCCCAAGCAGGACAGGCCACAGAGGACGAGATTTCTCCCGAGCTAGAAGCCGAAATCAACGAAGCATTCGCTGACATTGATCCAGACGCTGATGGCGACGGCGAAGTCTCCGATGTCGAACAGCAGCTGGCCGAGCGCACTGAAGACCTTCAGCGTGTCACCGCAGAGTATGCCAACTACCGTCGTCGCACCGAGCGCGAACGCCAGGGCATCATCGACACCGCACGTGCGGGAGTTGTATCCCAGCTCCTTCCAGTGCTGGATGATCTTGACTTGGCTGCCCAGCACGGTGACCTCGGGGAAGGCCCACTTAAGGCTCTGTCTGACAAGCTTGTCAACATCCTTGGTGGCATGAAGGTTGAATCCTTCGGTGCTGTTGGCGAAGAGTTCGACCCTGAGATCCACGAAGCAGTTCAGGATCTCTCCCAGGGTGACGTCAAAGTTCTGGGCACGGTGCTCCGCAAGGGCTACCGTCTCGGCGACAAAGTCATCCGCACTGCAATGGTTCTCATTGGAGATCCAGAAGACTAG